ATGCACATGATGCCCAGTCAATACAAAATAACTGAGACAATTCTTTATTCTCTTTttcttatataaaataattgttcaaaatgaaattttttttttgaacaaCCATCACTAAATGATAGAGCACAAACATCTGCTTTTGCATTTGCAGCACTAATTTTTAAGCGCTGATGTTAACAGAGCATTCACCCTGCATATAGAGCCAAAGAAGCAGCACTGCAATTGTTTTAGTGCCGAGTCTATGCGGCATCTATGCATACTGTATCTATGGGTCAAACTACTGATTCACTCATTCAACTATGCTGACGGGATTAGTTACATGTTTGTGACATAGAAAGGTGATTTCAAACCATGGTTTTGAGTCTGCCTTTGGAAAACTCTaattttatggagaaaatattcagcaatagcgttgaatgatgaatttgcacatggtttgtctcaaggcatattaaaaacatcacacagacatataaacaacaatgaaaagttgttttttacCACAGTGGGACTTTTTACACAAAGAGTGGTCTCATCAGACTTTGTTGACTATATAAATTTAATAATTCAGCGAAGCATAACTTATATGTGAAGGATTGTAGCATGAGACTAGTTTAATCCAATCAGAGGTCCATCATGTCACTGAAACACAACAGTGGTTTTGCtttcattaatattaatgttgaGTAATGTTATTGTTGAGCAGATACCTTTTTGATAATTTATAACTTTCCATCCAAGAATGCAGGAAAGGTTGGGGTTTAGAGAATTTTAGTTTAACAGTTTACTTTGTGTGCTGCTTGCATGAAGTGCTTTTTATGTTTatccaaatgcctttataaaTGTTAAAGCAAGTTCAGAATGTTGTCTTTTTATTAACGAGATGTGGGGAAACGAGATGTTTTAGGTTAAATTGGGGGTGCTAAAGGTGGGGCAGCATACAAGCTAGAACCGCCACTGGCTGCCATATTGAAGGGTCATCACAAACCGAAATGCTAAATCCTGAACACTTCAAAGGGCCTTTGGAATGAAGGATTTTAAAATGTACAACTGATGGACAATTTGTTCCAATGATTCTTAAAGCAGATTCCCAAATGGCATCCTTAACACTTAAGATCCTCCTATAAGTCTGCACTTCGTTCCATAATGCCGCTCTGACTGTCAGAAAGAAGTCTGCTGCAAAGTTCAGACCAGCACAGGCGTCAGAAAAGTGAACATTAAGGGCCCAAACTGACTGAAAAGGAGGCACCTGCACCCTTTTGAAACCGAAAATGACAGATGAGCCCTTAACGCTGGGTTCTTCGGGAAGCTGACTAAAGTTACATTCCCATCTCAACCAAAAACACACTTATGAAATTGTTGATTTCGTGATCTAAAAGCAAAACGATAAAAAAATCTTTCTCGGGCAAGTGCTTTGCAATGCTGCAGAAGAATTCTGTAACCCGAACTCTTTCACCCACTCTGGTTGATGTGTGTGAACACTTTTTTACAGGGCCATAGTCATAAAAACTTTGTCACACTTATactgtacactctcagaaataaaggtacaaaactgtaccttttttgtcactggggctgtaccctaagttaccgtttggtacctttacatgaatacaaaacagaatacaatttgggtagattaccgtacctttaggaccggcattgttagaaaaaagtcaaaatatgtaccctagctgtcagtggggcagcaccctttaagaaggttattgtatggaccattaggtacagatatgtaaacatttagtacccatatgtacatttgaaatactaatatgtatttttggggtactaataagctctctttggtcccagtatgtacctctgaggtactaaaatgaaatccttaggtgcaaagctgtactttttgaaagggtgcaGCCCCAGTgcagaaaaggtacagtatgtacctttatttctgacagtgtatgaatCCTGTAGTTTTTTGAAACTTTACCCATCTTAAGCATGAGAATCCAACACTTTAACTGTGTTATTAAGTCAGAATGAGATGCGCTGATGTACAGACATGGTTTCATGCCAATAACTCATTGCAAGTCTTGTGACTATAATTTGCCATGTGACGAAACCGGCAGTCACAAGACTTGTGAGAACCAATGATCGTCTTTCTTGTACTGACATGGAGCTGGTGTGCTgccattttgtgtgcatttaatCTTCTACATTAgcttacatttaaatgtaaaatggtaaatggactgcatttatatagcattTTCAACAGACCCATGCCCATCCAAAGCACTTTACAAGTTGCCTCATTCACCCATTAATTAATTCACTGATGGCGGTGTCAGCcgtgcaaggcgccatccaaaTGTGATGTATCGATTGCTAAATATGCTCGAAATAGGAATCATTTTCAGTCACAAACATATCGCTTTAGAAAAATTCACCCTCATTAAGTATAGATTTCTTTTAGATGATAGATGGGCTTCAGAAAACGAACCACCATTCAATGAGTCCAATGCcctttttaataatacattttgacCATTGATTGTGAGTGTTTCACTGACAAAAATGTTTGACAGGGtgtgaaatattttataaataattaaCAAGATAatcattttcattaaaaaaggaGTAGGCAATAATAATttgataaatgtatttaaaatgtaaagtattcCCACATAAGAAGGTTCAAACAACTTCTGAGCTTCAGTTGACAGAAAATTACAAAAGAATGTTAGTCCTATCTACATGTATGATGACCACTATTCTAACTTGCACTGTCAGGAATTGACTAACAATAGACGTTATGTATTGTCTTTAGTTTTGGTTTAGTATAAAGGTATGAGTGACAGCAGTCAGCCAACAACCAGAATCAGCTTCTCCTCTGTGAAACTACTGAAGATCAGCCAGCACAACCACAAACATGGGCAAGGTAAACTTGATTTCCATTGGTTAATTCaattaattttgttttttaccATAGGTCACTAACATTAACTTAACTCATTTTTAGGTAATCTTTTATGAGGACAGGAACTTTCAGGGTCGCTCTTATGAGTGTAATAGCGACTGTGCTGACATGTCCTCCTATCTGAGCCGCTGTCACTCCTGTAGAGTAGAGAGCGGATGCTTCATGATGTACGATCATCCAAACTACATGGGACACCAGTATTTCTTTAAGAGGGGCGAGTATGCCGATTACATGTCTATGTTTGGAATGAGCAACTGGATTAGATCCTGCCGCATGATCCCCATGGTGAGCttcatttgtaataaataaattaactgTATTAGTaatattatattcattttttgGATAAATGTAACACTGATATGAGTAAAACATTTATGCAGTTTACAAATTACAGTATTCATATGTCTAACAATAATGGATTTCTCTTCCCCTACAGCACAGAGGATCCTACAGAATGAGGATCTATGAGAGGGAGAACTTCATGGGTCAGATGCACGAGATGATGGACGACTGTGACAACATCATGGACCGCTACCGCATGTCTCAATGTCAGTCCTGTCATGTGATGGACGGTCACTGGCTCATGTATGAGCagcctcactacagaggcaggATGTGGTACGTCAGGCCTGGAGAGTACAGGAACTTCAGCAATATGGGTGGCATGAGATTCATGAGCATGAGACGTATCATGGATTCCTGGTACTAGTGtttcaataaaataattttgctACAAAACTATACATTTTGTCCATTTTGCTATGTTGTTTTTCCAAATGGTATCAAGTGAAGTGCATGATATGGAATAAGTTATATGACATTAAATAATATCAGGGGCATTGCATAAGATCTCGGGCCCTATGCATAGGCAGTACTGATGGGCCCCATGCCCCACCCCATAATATATTTCAGACTTTTCAAGGGCACTCTCTTCCTTTAGGGCTGGTTTTACTCCCAGTCTGACGCCCCTGAATGATATTAACACTTATAGTGTATATATAGAAAATAAAATTAGACATAATCATGAGGTTTTTCATGGTttataatttgtaataaagaAAATAGAGAATCTATCAGATAGAGAATCTAGATTTGTATGACATCATCCTACATTCTCTAGACGTTTAAACATGTCGCCCCTTACATTACGTGGAACCTGCGCCTGAAACTAACACTCATTTATACCTTAATACTAGTTCTTATATGAAGAATGGTACATAGTGTATAAGAAATGATTTAGGGTGTGTAAATATGCTTTCCATTGATCCATAAAGAGTGGTTAGCAACTAAGTTAGCAACTTTGTTGGTTGCAATGCAATTTCCCATTGCCAACCAACTAAGTTGCTAACAGGTTAgcaacgatgcttttgggaaatgcCCCCCTGGACATTATAAACAGCACTGACAAGTTAAAGAGGAGTCAAACCCTACTGCCGAAGCCAAAATAAATGACATGCCACTATTATTGTTTTATTCCGTAATAACAGTTTATATTATATCTAAATTGGGACTCTATTAgactttattttattacaacTGTGGTGCTCACAAGCTGTCAAATGTTGCTTTGAGGGACTgtgccataaataaataaaaatattgattattttaaaaaagataAAGGGTTTATTTGACAGTTCTGTACTGACTTCCTAATTCAGTTGAAATGATGTCACCACAGTGATTAATGCTGTATGTTCCAAGGCACTGCAGCTGCTATTTCTATCATTTGAAATGACAATTTTAATTGCGTTGCATACACATTAACATGTACTGTATCTAATTGAAATAACAAGATGTTTCATGaaagtataaaccaatactgtTTACCCAACATAATTTCACTTTATCCTTGTAGTAATCCTTGTAGTCATAATTTGAGTctgtctgataccgctccattgggctATGATTATGAGGTGTGTCTCagccgaaaaatgcctctgcactcaattggacagacctacaaccaatcagagcCACCGAGTGTttgacgtatgttgaaatgacgtcttttgcagcctgaccaaactgctagttatttcgctacaataACACCaacattgtgattatactaagtctgagttagcgaacgtacatcaCCTACTATGTtaacaacatttcatttatatcacaacattaagtatttTCTAAGTCATAGAGTAAGACTTTCTCTTAACATTTGTCCATTtggtgaacttcatccacgacgatacccattacgtttgtttgaaaaatatcggagcctagcatgtccctccacttattcagcagCCACGATTCCGGGGGTTCtgaaaagaagctggcaacgaccgctaattatatccatctcgttGTGCACGCCGGGTTGaatcgccgtgatacccatttcagttgcttctttaacttggtCCTCCATAAGTGCAATcaacttttgccgaatcccgTAGGATGGACGGCTAAAACATCTTTccgatcaacaaatgccttgatcgcgtttctctgttcctcttttaaagtCAATGCTCTtttgatatcttttagaacagactcaatgtcagaatccacacatctgaattctaCAGCGGCAGCCATTTAGTTGTAAatagattcaacacacgcgctctttggtgacgtggttgattacgttactgttgatcgtctgtccatcatcgtataaagcctgccctgacaatttgattggtcgaCCAACTTTGGGTTTCGCATAGCTCCTCAACAGAGAaaccccagaccgatcttcccgttctcaaaatgttgtgggcggggctaggatcggctggcacccaggctagtaATTTTCATGAATGTCTCAATCAATGGTCAGTTATTTCTAAACATATCTAGTATGTCAATAACCTGTCGGTCCTATATTATGATCTGAATTCAGACCTTTGGAGTGTAGACTATTATCAAATCACAGTTCCAAGAAGTCTTCCAAGAAGAGTTGAAGCTGTTATAGCTGCAATAGGT
The genomic region above belongs to Paramisgurnus dabryanus chromosome 15, PD_genome_1.1, whole genome shotgun sequence and contains:
- the LOC135782397 gene encoding gamma-crystallin M2-like; amino-acid sequence: MGKVIFYEDRNFQGRSYECNSDCADMSSYLSRCHSCRVESGCFMMYDHPNYMGHQYFFKRGEYADYMSMFGMSNWIRSCRMIPMHRGSYRMRIYERENFMGQMHEMMDDCDNIMDRYRMSQCQSCHVMDGHWLMYEQPHYRGRMWYVRPGEYRNFSNMGGMRFMSMRRIMDSWY